TAATTGGTATTGGGACGTCATCAAAGCAGACTACAGGGCGTTTAGGATCATAAGGCTCATTGTATAAATCCAGCACATCTTCCATTCGGAAAACATATTCTGCGTTAACTTCAGGAATACACCATTGTTCTTTCAACCAAGGCTTAATTTCATTTTTTTTAAAGTTTGACGTACTGTTTCATCTGAGATTGAATCTATGATACCAACGTTCACTAAATGATCTGCTAATAATTGCATTGTCCAACGCACTCTTCCTTCTGGCGGATTAGAACAAGCTGTTGCAATCAAAAATGCTTCTTGCTTTTCATCTAATTTTTTATGTTTTGGTGGATGAACTTCATCCTTTAAAGCAAAATCTAACCCTCCAATGACAAATTTTTCTCGTATTCGTTGCACTGTTGCAACATGCGCTCTAACTATGCTAGCGATCGCTTGATCCGTTTCTCCTTCGGAAGCCATCAAAAGAATGTTTGCACGGCTTATGGTTCTTGCCTTATGCTTACCTTTCTTAATTATCGATTGCAGTTGGGAAACTTCATCTTCATTCAAGTCAACAATGTACTTTTTTGCCATGTTACACCCCGTTTTTGGCTATTTTACCAATTAGAGGTTTTACTTAGCAAAGTTACCTTGGTACACTACTAGTTCCGACTTAAAGGACTGGTCATAAATGGCATCCTCAAAGCCTTGTTTATAAATCAAGAACTGGATTTCATTCTCAAAGGCTATGGAGTCATGCAAGGGATAATCGCGGATACCATCATATTCCTGTTGCCCCAAGGTGTATAACTGGATGATTTGGGTTAACCGAGGGTCAAGGCTGGCGCGTTCAGGGGTTTCTTGGGTGGTCTTAGCTTTGGTCATTGTTTGTATATCACAGTGATATACAAAAATAGTCAAGTTGACGAACCGCCGTACTTATAAGTCCTGAGCATAAGTGATCGCCTAGGACTAAGGGCTACCGTGGGCGGCTAGATGGCATAAGTGTAGATAACGTAGATTTTTCTAGACTTCTTTTTAGGGGTTAAGTTACCCCAATCAACCCCAATCTCATTAGGGTTTGATTTGTAAAAAGTATCGACCATGTTGATCGTACCGTCCCAGACCCAGCCAGCCGCTTCCATAGCCTTCAGTATTCTGTCGAGAACTTTTTCAACTACGGGGATGTAGGTTTTACGAGTAGCTGTAGTGGATACTGAAGATACTATTTGGACAATTGGGGTTTCTGATGCAACTTGGGTAATCTGTGTCATAATAGAGATTCCTTTGGTTTTGTAGTTATTACTGAGGGATTTATAGCGCTTTTCTGAGTGCCAATCAGGGAGCGCTTTTAACTTTGGTTATTCTTGGGTAATATCTTACTTTTGATGTAAGCATTTAATGATACTTGCTGCCCTACTGACTGGCTGTATTCCAACTGAGCTTTAAGTAACTGTTGGTATTCCTCATCCGTCAGCCGAACCGTTAAGTTTTTCATTACTCCCCTCTGAACTCCATACATTCATAGTAGTCTTTGACTGAGTTGACTGCACCAGTAATATTACTGTACTTTAGACATAGTTTAATAACTTAAGATCCTTAAGTAGTATTTTAGTAGCCGTAGAAAAATCCCCCAGGATTCCTGAGAGATTAAACCAATATTCGATGTATTTTAGTCTTTGGCTTCTTAATGCCTAGAATCAGGTTAACTCTTATATCTCCGGTAACACAATGTTTCTACTAACACCCGCATAGTGATCATTAATAACCCTTGGGCTATTCCCAACCACCCTAGCTACCTCAGCAGCAGTCAGACCAGATTCAAGCATTCTAGTAATAGCTGTATGCCTAGTGTTGTAAGCTGGCCTGTAGCGCTCTACTAATCTCTGTTCAATCAACTGGTTAATCTTAGGTTTCCAGTAGTCCGATAAAAATCTATTGTTATTTATAATACCTCCAGACACACTGGTAAACACCTGATCCGTCTGTGCGCCCCTAGTCAGCCCTTTAAGTAATCTAATCAACTGAGGGTTACAAGGGACACTTCTAGTCTCTCCGGTTTTCGTAGGTTTTCTGGTATCCAACCCCAGGTAATAAGAGGCATTTATGGTAACACTACGGTAATCAGGGGCTATCTGTTTCCACTGTAGGGCGATCGCTTCACCCGTCCGGCAACCAGTAATAAACAGGAAGTTAACAAAGGTCTCGTAGTGATCACCCCGGAAAGCATCCAGTATGGCTAACATCTCAGAGGTACTAAAAGCATCTATGGGTTTTCTTTTGGGTCTTTTGATACCTTTGGATAACCCGGTAAACCTATTGGTTTTTAGTAGCCCTTGGGATACCGCCCAGTTACTAGCGGCATTAAGTAGTATTAGTATTTGCCTAGCGGAACTAGCGCCCCTATGTTGTACTATCCAGTCCTTTATCTTTTCAGCATCATTAGGATTCTCGTAAGGCACAGAGGCGATTAGGCGCTTCCATTTACCTTGGTAAGCCTTATGATATGTAGAGACGGCTAAATCAGTTTTTCTATGTTCACTAAATAGCTGCCAAAGTTCGCTAAGGGTTATCTGTTTCTTTGGTTGGCTCTTGGATGCCCGGTAATCATCGATACAGAACTTATCAGCCGCGATCGCGTCCTCAATATCCCAGGCAAGCCTTTGTACCTGCTTAATACTTCCTGGGTTATGAGTATCCAACCCGGTAGATATATAACGACTGGAGCCATTAGCGATCATTCTGGGTAGTTGAAGGCGATATTTACCGCGGTACTCCTCGATGCCGACTGTACCCGGTTTAGCTTTTTTCATGGTAGCCACCTGATAACTAAGCAGGCTTTGAGCCTACCAGGGAAGCAACAAGTATATTAGATGATTTTATTTTACCTTAGAGGTATATCAGGTAACTTGGGACGGTTAACCAGATGAGCGTAAGTTTGCATAACCATTCGGGTGTCTTTATGTCCCAGTAAATATGCCACCCCCGTAACCGATGTGCCTTGGTCTATGGCATGACTGGCAGTTGTGTGCCGAGTCGTATAAGGTCTTCGGTAATCTACACCAACTTTAGTTAAAACCTTAACCCAGTATCTCTCTCGGAAGTTACCATCATCTATAGGTTTTCCTTTGACTGTAGTAAATACTAAGGAATCCGGGTCAGTTTTAGAGGGTTTGAGCGACCACAATAAGCCCCTTAACTCTTCGGTCATTTCTAGCTGTCGGTTACTACCTGTTTTAGTCTCCTTTCTGACCCTCTGATATCCGTTACCTGCCCAATCCCTAGATAGGCTTTCTTGGATGGTTACAAACCCTTGGTCAAAGTCTACATGACACCAACGTAGCCCAATAGCTTCAGATGTCCTAACACCTGTAGCCAGCAGAAACTTAATAAAAGGCGCGTAGTGCATGGCAGACTCTTCAAAGCCCTGGATAATCACTTTAATCTCTCTGGAAGTAAAGGGTTTGATTGACTTGGTACACACCCTACGGGTTTTTAGCTCGTCATAGGGGTTACTATTTCCCAGGTTTTTTGATATGGCCCAACGATAACATCTTTTCAAATAACCCAGGCGTTGATTGAAAGTTGAGGCTCCTAAGTTAGATTTGGTCAGCCACAGAGTATCCATCAAATCAGGGTTAGCTTTAAGAATCTGCTGCCTAATAGCTTTGTAGTGGTGTTGTCTGGTAGCTACTGAAAGGCTGAGGCTGTCTACCCAGTAATCCCACAGTTCCAGTAGCGTTTGAGGTATTGAGGCTTGGTTACTGGATTGTATAGATTGCTTCGAGGTTAGTCGGTATCGGTCTAATGTGGAGTCAAAGTTCTTAGCTAGGATATCATTCTGTATTGTAGTGGCGATCGCTTGGGCTATATCTAAATCTCTTTTGTTGTCAAATCTACCCCCAGGGACAGGATTAAAACCATAACGTTTACCATTAACACTAAATCTTAACTGAATACTTCCTTGGTTATTCCTGGATGGCTCTATTTTTCTCATTTGCCTTAAACTTGACTTAAGTTTTGCGTTTAAGGCAGATAAGGTCTTATCTGGGCTATATTATCAGCCGTTAGGCTACACCCTTGGTAAGGGTGAGGTCACGAGTTCAATCCTCGTCACGGGCTTAGGCCAGACAAATCTAGTAGTCATAAAGCACCTTAACTTGTCCTAAGTGTGTCCTAAAGCTTAAGACACTTTAAGGTGCTTGGCAATGATTCAAAGCCTCTTGACTTTCAGGGCGTTTTTTAGCCACCTAGGGAGCCACCGAGTCAACTACAGGGTGACTGTCAGCCTACTTTCCAGGTCATATCCATTGAGGGTAGACTGAGTTTTACCAAAGTCTACCCCCAGAATCAGTTAGATACCTAGTAGGGCGATCGCTAAGGGTTAGATGGGATAAGTGTATTTGAGTCTTTGGTATTATTTTCAGGGTGCTTAGGTGGGCTGGATAATCTCTAATATTGACTCATAGGTGGTTGCGTCTAGTCCGTCAGCCGTTACAAATATCTCAGCAGCCTCAGCCTTATCAAAACCTGAGTCAGTTAGAGTAACCGTGTAGCTATGTGCATTGATAAAATCTTCCGTCGGATTACCATTTTCATCCTCGGCTGTTACAAAGTCGATATCATCACCAGTTAGCTCTATACCATCCAGAGTAATAGTAAACATTGCCTAATCCTTCAGTACTTTCACCTCTGGTTACTAGCCTGGCTCGACTGAAGTACCCTAGACTGCTTGATAACCTCAGTCTGTGTCAGGGATTTCTTAGGCTCAGGATTATTTCTAGCCGCCAATAACTCTATCAGTCTACCCCGTTGTTCTGGATTAAGCCCCCTGTAGACTTCTAGCCTTTTTCTTTGCTGGTCTGTAAGACTCTGGTGAACCTTTAGGCGTTCTTGATGAACCTCAGCAGCCTTTTTAGATGACCTAAGCGAAATATGTAATTTCACCCTGTGGACGTATAGGGTTAACCAAGCTAGTATTAAGTATAGCTTTGTCAAACTACATACTTAATAAATCTAAGTAAGGATAGATTATCAAAATCATGCAAGTTTATTTAAACGTTCTACCCGTTGCAAGTGAAAAAGAGGTTGTAGAGGTCATATTATTGGAAAACCTTACCAAAAAGCAAATCCTTGACCGCCTAGAGGATGTATTGAAAAGAGAACGTGAGTATTCGTTAGCCGTAGCGGATTCAGTATTTAATGATTCTGATAAAGAGGAAGCCAAGGATTTAGTAACCTTAAACGAATATTTAGAAAGACAGAATATTGTAGTATCTAAGGGTGATTTCCACCTGTTAGCCGTAAGGGTAGCCAAAGCATATATCGAGGAATACGGAATCAAGCCGCGCCGCGTTAATCGGAAAAGTCCAATATCAGGGGATTTTAAAAATAAAGCTTACGGATATACTGATGACTAGTTATACGTTATTGACCGCGTGTTGACCACCATACCCCATGTGAAAAACCCTAGAAGATAACTAAGTGACCTCTGGGGATTTATTGTGGATTCTAGGGGCTACAGGCATTGGTAAGTCTGTAGTATTACCTCTCGATCGCTGTCGGGCATCTTAGAAGTATGCACCCTGTATTTTACCCCTGACTCTAAAACGACATCATACTCAGATGATTGGTAATAAAGGACTTTGGTATTTACAGGGGTGGCTGAATCTATGTTCTTAGCTAGGATATCATTCTGTATTTGGCTAGCGATCGCTTGAGTCGTTTTGAAGTCCCTGTTGTTAGCAAACTGCCCCCCATGTATGGGATTAAAGCTGTAACGTTTACCGCTCACGTAAAACTTCAACTGACTATAAGTTCAATCTTCGTCATGGATTGTTAACTGTACTTCCATTTTCCCATAAGCCTTCTTCACCCAATATCCTCTGGGTGGCTTTTCTACCCCATAAGCCTTACACCATTTTTCTACAGCCTTATCAGACACACCAAAATCTCTCCCAATTTGTGCGGTTGGCTTTTCCCAAACTAGTTTACCTAGTTCTTCTTTCGATGGCCTTTCAACTTTTCTGGTATGAATCCTAGAGTCTGGGTTAACCTTTCTAGTTGTTAAGTCAACGCCAAACTCCTTGTAGGTTCGCTTAAGTGCTACTTCAGTTAAATCTGTAAAATCTTCCCACCAATAAAAAGGATTGGGTGATTTAGGTGGCGTTGTCCTGATACCGCAACCGCCAAACTTGATTGATGGATACACTACTTTGTTTATATCTGGCAAATAAAGGCCATAAAAATCAAAGTCATCAGATTTGTACTTTTTCTCATGACAACCATTCTTGTCTGCCCAATTGCTTTTATTTTTCAGTGTGCCATCACAACTGTATTTAGCTTGAATTCTGTAACATTTGCCATTTTTGTAGGCAATCAAATCAAAGGGTGCATGTTCAGTTACTACTGGTACAAAAACCGAATATTCTTTCTCGACTAAATCTGCTATCACTTTAGCAGCTGCTAGATCACCCTTATCTTTTGTGTGGTGCATTTATATGAACTCTCAAGCCTATTTGGTAAATTACCATGAAAAGGCTTCTTTAAGGTTCGTATTAAGTTAAAACGAGCGCGGCAGGGTTCGAACCTGCGACCAACGGATTAGAAATCCGTGGCTCTATCCACTGAGCTACGCGCCCAACATAAATTAATGGCTCCTGAAGGAGTCACCTAAACTATTATATCGTCTTTACTTAGCAAGAAGCAATCAAAAATTGCAGATTTACCACTAGCAAGGCTAAGATGCTAGTCGCTAGCTAGTCAATTTACACTAAAAACGAAACAGATGGACTATTGGTTTAGATATATTGAGTTGTCAAGGGGTTATTTGCCTGTTAACGCCAATGCCCTCTGGGTGGCTACCTTCGGGAAGAATCTGGCGATCGCTAGGCTCATTCCCACAGTATGCTAGGTAATTTCAGCCTTGGCAATACTGCCAAATGCCATTATATATTCCATATTAAGAGTGCCCCTGTGAGGAGTTTTTGCTAGTGCCATGTTTATTCTCAAACGGCAGGATGTTGAAATATCAAGCATTCAGCACCCAAAAAAGGATCAGCAAGTGCCGATTCTCAATTATCAAGGGCAGACTTTTCGCTTGATTAGTGTTTTCAAAGCTAGTCAAGAAGAAGAAGCTAGAGCCTTATGGAGAGAATTAACGGATAACCGGGGTAAAGCCTGTGTTTTGCTGGAGGAACCGGAACGTTTTAGCGTCTGGGGTAAAATCCGTTTAGAGCAGCTGGATAGTGACACAGGTGGTCATGGCAAAACGGCGATTTTAGTCCAAGCCAGTATTTTGCTGTTACAGGGTGTTTCTATCGACATTGAAGAGTTTTTAGGTGCTAGGCAAGCTGCATTATTTGAAAAAGATATTGCGGAGGTGTTCAAGCAAAAGCAATTTCCTCAAGTATCTTCCCTAGAAGCGGTTAAATATTTGGTATCTACCAATCCTTTGCCAACCGCCAAAATACCTGATTGGCAAGAAAATCATGTAGTTATTCTATTACAAGAACTGCATCGATTAGGAAAAGCCTATTTTGGCAATGGCAATTTTACCAAACAAGTGATTTATAAGTTAGAAGATATGCCAGAAGCCGAGCGGTTGCTATTTCTCAGTTGGCTAAATCAATCGCCACTGGGTAAACTGTGGCAGTAGCATGGAAAATTTTAACAAAATTCCGGCCACTTGTACTTGCTTTTGGTGTCCAATTGTGTATTACTTGGCAGACACACTGCTATATATACAGTCATTTAACTCAAAATACTGCCAGAGTGCATCTACATAGTCAAGTCCTATGAATAACTCTTACGAGAATTCGTTCCTTTCTAAATCGATTTTCAATACTCAGAACATTGTCTTAGCTAATATTGGCTGGGCCGTACTAGCACTGCTATACTTTTTGTTGTTTAGTGCCAAAGTTCCCGGAGCTGATGGCATAGAAAGCCGGGCCGAGTGGTATGTGATTGGTACAAATATTTTTGAAGCTTTAGCTTATTTGGGTGCCAGTATCTTATGCTTGAGGAACTGGCTGAGTCCACAAATCGTCAGTGGGCGAAATGTCTGGCTCTTAATTGGCTTAGGTATGCTTTCCTATTTCGTTGGGGGGATAATTTTCGGATATACCGAAATAGTTTTAAAAGATGAACCAGATGTGTCTGTAGGCGATATATTTTTTGTACTGACTTATCTATTACTTGGCGCAGGCATGATTTTAGCTGTGGCTTCCAGGCGAATCAATCTGGAAAAATGGCAGTGGCTAATTGTGTTAGCAATTGCAGTGTTCGGTAGTTTGTTGGCATGGTGGATTTCTATGCAACAGGAAACACCCTCAGAACTACTAGTCGCTATTTTGAATTGGTTTTACGTAGTTAGCGATGTGGTTCTGTTAATTATTGCTACCACTCTGCTGTTAGCCTTTTGGGGGGGAAGAGTTTCCCAGTCTTGGCGAATGATTGCAGCAGCGGCCTTTTCGCTTTACATTGCAGATATGTGGTTTAAATACGCCCAAGGCCCCAACTATCAAAGTGGGGAGATATTAGAAGTGTTTTGGGTGTTTAGTGGGGTGTTATTTGGCATGGGCGCTGTCTTAGAATATGACGCATCACTAAGACGAACGCGGCGTACCAGTGGACGTAAACGAGCTTAGTAAAGATTTTTGGTATCTACCGTGAGAAAACTAACAGACTCTGACAAGCAAGAAATTCTTAAGTTATATCGAGAGACTGCCGAAACAACCTCAACTTTGGCAGAACGCTATGGTGTGAGTAACTCGACAATTAGTCGCCTGCTCAAAAGCACTTTGCCAGAGGATGAGTATGAATACTTAGTCTCTTTAAAGCGGGCTGCGAGAACTCCTGAAGGCAGGGCGCAGGTAAGCTACGAGCAGTTACCATTGCTGACTCAACCGGAACCAGAGCCGGAGATAGAAGTTCCACCCATCGAAAGCCCACCGTTGGAAGTGACAAAGGTTGAGCCGCAGCCACGTCGGGTAATTCGTGTAGAGCAGGAAGTTTACTCAGAGGAAACGGCAGAATCACTCGCTGCTAGTAGACGGGTGCGCCGTCGCCCCTCGGCGGCGGAAAAACCGAAGCTCCGAGTTACAGAGAAATTGGAAACTCCAGAGCAAAAGCCGCCGGAAATAGTCAGCATCTCCATTCCACCGCTAAAGGATAAACATCCAGGAGCTGCTGTCATCGCGCAGATGCTGGGTGAAGATTTGCTAGATGAATCGGAGGATTTGGATGATTTAGAAGATGATGATTTAGAGGATGACGACTTTGAGGAAGAAGACTTTGATGATGATGACCTGGATGACGAAAGACCTTTAGTCACAAAAAGAAGACCAGGTGAAGCATCAGTTCAAGTTTTACCTCTGTCGATAGCCAATTTGCCGAAAACTTGTT
The Nostoc punctiforme PCC 73102 genome window above contains:
- a CDS encoding site-specific integrase; this translates as MKKAKPGTVGIEEYRGKYRLQLPRMIANGSSRYISTGLDTHNPGSIKQVQRLAWDIEDAIAADKFCIDDYRASKSQPKKQITLSELWQLFSEHRKTDLAVSTYHKAYQGKWKRLIASVPYENPNDAEKIKDWIVQHRGASSARQILILLNAASNWAVSQGLLKTNRFTGLSKGIKRPKRKPIDAFSTSEMLAILDAFRGDHYETFVNFLFITGCRTGEAIALQWKQIAPDYRSVTINASYYLGLDTRKPTKTGETRSVPCNPQLIRLLKGLTRGAQTDQVFTSVSGGIINNNRFLSDYWKPKINQLIEQRLVERYRPAYNTRHTAITRMLESGLTAAEVARVVGNSPRVINDHYAGVSRNIVLPEI
- a CDS encoding group I intron-associated PD-(D/E)XK endonuclease — encoded protein: MHHTKDKGDLAAAKVIADLVEKEYSVFVPVVTEHAPFDLIAYKNGKCYRIQAKYSCDGTLKNKSNWADKNGCHEKKYKSDDFDFYGLYLPDINKVVYPSIKFGGCGIRTTPPKSPNPFYWWEDFTDLTEVALKRTYKEFGVDLTTRKVNPDSRIHTRKVERPSKEELGKLVWEKPTAQIGRDFGVSDKAVEKWCKAYGVEKPPRGYWVKKAYGKMEVQLTIHDED
- a CDS encoding tyrosine-type recombinase/integrase, which gives rise to MRKIEPSRNNQGSIQLRFSVNGKRYGFNPVPGGRFDNKRDLDIAQAIATTIQNDILAKNFDSTLDRYRLTSKQSIQSSNQASIPQTLLELWDYWVDSLSLSVATRQHHYKAIRQQILKANPDLMDTLWLTKSNLGASTFNQRLGYLKRCYRWAISKNLGNSNPYDELKTRRVCTKSIKPFTSREIKVIIQGFEESAMHYAPFIKFLLATGVRTSEAIGLRWCHVDFDQGFVTIQESLSRDWAGNGYQRVRKETKTGSNRQLEMTEELRGLLWSLKPSKTDPDSLVFTTVKGKPIDDGNFRERYWVKVLTKVGVDYRRPYTTRHTTASHAIDQGTSVTGVAYLLGHKDTRMVMQTYAHLVNRPKLPDIPLR
- a CDS encoding Npun_F0813 family protein, which translates into the protein MFILKRQDVEISSIQHPKKDQQVPILNYQGQTFRLISVFKASQEEEARALWRELTDNRGKACVLLEEPERFSVWGKIRLEQLDSDTGGHGKTAILVQASILLLQGVSIDIEEFLGARQAALFEKDIAEVFKQKQFPQVSSLEAVKYLVSTNPLPTAKIPDWQENHVVILLQELHRLGKAYFGNGNFTKQVIYKLEDMPEAERLLFLSWLNQSPLGKLWQ
- a CDS encoding MBG domain-containing protein, which translates into the protein MFTITLDGIELTGDDIDFVTAEDENGNPTEDFINAHSYTVTLTDSGFDKAEAAEIFVTADGLDATTYESILEIIQPT